In Anabrus simplex isolate iqAnaSimp1 chromosome 14, ASM4041472v1, whole genome shotgun sequence, a genomic segment contains:
- the LOC136885239 gene encoding E3 ubiquitin-protein ligase siah-1, with amino-acid sequence MFRTASKSNFQQLEHYSTQNLLEILKCPYCGEYMTPPIRLCENGHNVCPHCIPKFQLCQTCRGPLLDLRNDTLETLSRGLEAECKFQSLGCGQKFPLETLGKHQDICSYKPHHCPLKKFIPCDWAGQDLRSHLITDHQDRIVNSKLQSVTWDTFNMAYDKNLTQVLLECGEIFLYHRKFNSQTKTFMSAVQYVGLKHHATNFKYDFELYFGTKQQAKMTFVVHSEGEHLEDIYGSGKCVRLSHDIVKQFVEFTNKNVDIKSRIRVSPTRHMLATPGRRISM; translated from the coding sequence ATGTTCCGGACTGCTAGCAAATCAAATTTTCAACAACTCGAACATTACTCAACGCAGAATCTTCTCGAAATATTGAAGTGTCCATACTGCGGGGAGTATATGACGCCGCCCATACGGCTCTGTGAAAATGGCCACAATGTCTGTCCACACTGCATACCGAAATTCCAGCTTTGCCAGACCTGCAGGGGGCCATTGCTGGATCTCCGAAACGACACGCTAGAAACACTTTCAAGGGGCCTTGAAGCTGAATGCAAATTCCAGTCACTAGGATGTGGTCAGAAATTTCCTTTGGAAACACTGGGAAAACATCAGGATATCTGCAGTTATAAACCTCACCATTGTCCACTCAAGAAATTTATTCCGTGTGATTGGGCTGGACAGGATCTTAGGAGCCATCTGATCACGGATCATCAAGATAGGATCGTCAACAGCAAACTTCAAAGTGTGACTTGGGATACGTTCAATATGGCCTACGATAAGAACTTGACGCAAGTGTTGCTGGAGTGTGGTGAGATATTTCTGTATCATCGCAAGTTCAACTCTCAGACAAAGACTTTCATGTCTGCGGTTCAGTATGTTGGGCTGAAGCACCATGCGACTAATTTTAAGTATGATTTTGAATTATATTTTGGAACTAAGCAGCAGGCTAAGATGACCTTTGTAGTTCATAGCGAAGGAGAGCATTTGGAAGACATATATGGTTCTGGTAAGTGTGTTAGGTTAAGTCATGATATTGTAAAACAGTTCGTGGAGTTTACCAACAAAAATGTCGACATCAAAAGTAGGATCAGAGTATCACCTACTAGACACATGTTGGCAACGCCTGGCAGGAGAATATCTATGTAA